The nucleotide sequence ACTTTGAAGGATGCAAGAGTTCaatattttgttgatattttttattgttgaaatcCAGTGCCTATTGTTATTTTCAATTACGAATTTACGATCCgagtttactttttatttattacaaAATGGATCACGCTGCATGTGCAGATTTCAGAATATCCGGACCCATCCCaccattatttcatttcaattttgtagaTGACCATCCaccttttttttatataatgtTGCATTTTATTGTCGTATTGTATTGTTTTGAAGTTTACTTTTATAttaattaaatacctacgttgaatttatttattgcttttcttcattcgaattcatttttagaataaacAAACACAATAATCATACCACAATGATACATTAATGAAATTCGgataatacgagtagatatttcattttgtgtttATATTCCTTTCTACAGCAAACGGTATGTCTGGTGTTCACAAACGAAATTTATGACCAATCATATTTCTgatatttataggtacctacatggtGCTGATGTCTCCTTCAATGAGAATTCCTTCTAgaattcattttactcaaaGCAAATTCACCAAAAGAAATACTGGCGCTAACTGTTCGACGACAAGCATCAGATAACTGCTGTACATACAGAGAACCTTGGAATAGAGAATCCTCACACGGTGTCAATCTGATAGAAGGTATGGACGGTCGCTGACTTCgagctttgattttttcaaagcattgATATCCGAGTGCACATTCCCGAAGTAGAGAAGCAGCAGCGAACGAAACCCCAATACCTAATAGAAGAAACATACCTTGCATATCATCCACAGTCAGTTGACGATCTTCTATACTATCTGAGCGAATAATATTCGTACCAAACtacaaaacaaacgaaaaattattattttttcacggCGAATGTAAGAATTTTTCGATTACTTACCGAAAAAAGAGAACCTTTCGATGTACGAGCGATTTCCCATTCTAAATCTTTACGAATTTTCTCAACCAGACCGTTCTCTTGAAGGCGTTGAATttgttggtcaattttcattgaaaaatctgaattctTTTTCATAGCTACGCTAACCATGAATGAGGCTACACATTGCGAGGCGATGTGAAATTTAGATTTCTTTTTGCTCGAGCTGAATATAcgaacaattaaaaatttcacgaaaccAGTTTTTAGCTAAATtgtcaaattgaagaaaaaataaattaccccgAAAAGTTCGTCCTAACGATATGCGATAGATGATGTTGAGATCCCAAGAAGGCATatctttcgtttttttgaactttcagtaCACCTAAATCTGTAGAATTGACTACGTCTAAATTCTTTAACAACTTGTTTGTTGCGTAATCACCAGTATCGTTGAACCAAACCTTCCAGTCTCTTGAATCTAACGAattaaataaagaaaatacACGCCTATCAACTACAGTGCAATGCACAAAAGCAACGAAAAGCAAAAGTACCAATATACACCAACCGGCAACTCCAATTCTGAATTCTTCATCCATCAAATCGTTAATATTGTCAACAACATCGAAATACGTTGGGATCGTAATGAACGAAATAATCGAACTGGAATAAGCAGCGGTTATGATTATCGTGAATACCCAATAAGTAcctaaaaatatttcgaaattcttgcattcaaaatctaaaaaacttTGGTACAAACAtcaatgtactcgtacctatacctacttacctatcgCGACGCAAGTTCCATTTTTCCTTGATTTATTCCAGGAATCTTCGCCTTTATAAGTGAACAGGTTCGTAAAAGTACCgaaaactacccaaaacatatGACAAACTTCGCCCCAACTTTTGTATAATTTCTTCCACGATCGTTTTTCCGAATACGCTAATGGTACAACCGCAGCTAGGTAAATGCCAATAATGCATAACCAAACACCCCATTGGAACGGACCTAGAATAGCTCGATACCTACGAATAAAATACCAATTGAGTAACTAATAACAACTCTTGTGAGCTTTTAGTTGTTAGATTATTTGGATTTTACTTACTTTGGTATCGCAGTAGACGATAAAGTAATGAATACAGCACAATCTTGAACGTGACTAAGCGAAAAATATACTTCACCGTAAGCTCGACGAGTAACGTATAATCCAGAAATTCCGAAATCTGCTGCTCCAGTACGAACGGCAGTAAGAACTTTATCAGCTCCGTTAGTCCTGAATTCGAATCATCAATGATCAAATTAATcaattagataggtatactCAAATGGCATTCATATGTTGATGAAATAGCTTACTCATTGGCATTTTGCACTCTCATAATATTCACACCAAAATTTAACGTCTGGGCGACCAGTTTCAATAAACGTACTTCGTTTCCATCCCAAATATCGTATTCTCTTTCTGTACCACGGCCACTTACTCtactatagaaaaaaaaagaaacaagtacctatataatattTCTAATGATTCCAATGAATAATTACCCACCAAATgcctagtaggtacatacttagaTAACAGATACTGgttcaagaaaagaaaaaaaatagtaccaaCTTTCTGTAAACAAAAGGAGGCTGATCATAAGCTGCTACGAGGAACTGATGACCATTAAATCCACGATCTAATTTCGGTGGAAATAAATTAATACTTGATCGAGTTAATTTATTCTTTCTCCAAGCTGTTAAAACTTGTAACGAACTAGAGCCAATACCGTCCGCGTGTAGTTTATGGGTAAATAAGCTtatatctttgaatttttttgactacGAAACAGAAATATAAAACGAAATTGCACTCGTAGGTGAATTTGCTGATTAGTGAGAAAAATAGATCGTACATTACTTGGTAATCATCTTTAGTCAAAAGCG is from Planococcus citri chromosome 1, ihPlaCitr1.1, whole genome shotgun sequence and encodes:
- the Ir21a gene encoding ionotropic receptor 21a — translated: MVHEWDPILVQNFRMTLKMSMKSSLLILALLIHNGVAVSNFMSVYTKFEISRENYEFPNLLHYIVSNYMMDCSLFILYDEFFYETHIHKDTLFKSFNLLKEFPTTNGFIDKFNISFLYKDEGRRFCFHFIIFSNDEELAIAKLGFQLSSKVVVVSTFSRFQLAEFLASQTARNIMNLLVITDPLLTKDDYQSKKFKDISLFTHKLHADGIGSSSLQVLTAWRKNKLTRSSINLFPPKLDRGFNGHQFLVAAYDQPPFVYRNRVSGRGTEREYDIWDGNEVRLLKLVAQTLNFGVNIMRVQNANETNGADKVLTAVRTGAADFGISGLYVTRRAYGEVYFSLSHVQDCAVFITLSSTAIPKYRAILGPFQWGVWLCIIGIYLAAVVPLAYSEKRSWKKLYKSWGEVCHMFWVVFGTFTNLFTYKGEDSWNKSRKNGTCVAIGTYWVFTIIITAAYSSSIISFITIPTYFDVVDNINDLMDEEFRIGVADSRDWKVWFNDTGDYATNKLLKNLDVVNSTDLGVLKVQKNERYAFLGSQHHLSHIVRTNFSGSSKKKSKFHIASQCVASFMVSVAMKKNSDFSMKIDQQIQRLQENGLVEKIRKDLEWEIARTSKGSLFSFGTNIIRSDSIEDRQLTVDDMQGMFLLLGIGVSFAAASLLRECALGYQCFEKIKARSQRPSIPSIRLTPCEDSLFQGSLYVQQLSDACRRTVSASISFGEFALSKMNSRRNSH